The following are from one region of the Phycisphaerales bacterium genome:
- a CDS encoding DUF418 domain-containing protein, with translation MENAPQHAEPGPLGPTTQQDRIRSIDTLRGVALLGIFVMNIPIFALTGAAFFNPPIAGGFEGLDYLTWLASHALFDMKMMAIFSMLFGAGVALMAERLTETGRNAAGVHYRRMGWLLAIGMIHAYLIWFGDILVAYALVGMLVYPLRRLRALWLAIIGGLLLPVGMALSGAQQAMFELLRNSTDPQMMETWKEVGVMFFPDAAALEEERQKVLGGFFHRAAAQAPDVVMMQTFVFAVFIFWRVSGLMLLGMALHKWGVFRAERSVRDYVTMLVAGALLGGGLIAAGVAVNHAKGFDPVAFFGVVGWFNYAGSVGVALAWVALVMLICKAGVLGMVRHALASVGRMALTNYLMQSVIGAFIFYGWGLGYFGQLSRSELIPIVLGVWALQLIISPLWLSKFRFGPMEWLWRSLTYLKPAPMRRAGSSR, from the coding sequence ATGGAAAACGCCCCGCAGCACGCCGAGCCCGGGCCGCTCGGCCCCACGACGCAGCAGGATCGCATCCGTTCCATCGATACGCTCCGCGGCGTCGCGCTGCTGGGCATATTCGTGATGAACATACCCATTTTCGCGCTGACCGGCGCAGCGTTCTTCAATCCGCCCATCGCCGGTGGCTTCGAGGGGCTCGACTATCTTACATGGCTGGCCAGCCACGCCCTCTTCGATATGAAGATGATGGCCATCTTCTCCATGCTCTTCGGGGCGGGCGTCGCGTTGATGGCCGAGCGCCTGACCGAGACGGGTCGAAACGCCGCCGGCGTGCATTACCGCCGGATGGGTTGGCTCCTGGCGATCGGCATGATCCACGCGTACCTCATCTGGTTCGGTGACATCCTGGTTGCATACGCGCTCGTGGGCATGCTCGTCTACCCGCTGCGTCGCCTCCGGGCGCTCTGGCTCGCGATCATCGGCGGCTTGCTGCTGCCCGTGGGCATGGCCTTGTCGGGCGCCCAGCAGGCCATGTTCGAACTCTTGCGCAACAGCACCGATCCGCAGATGATGGAGACGTGGAAGGAAGTCGGCGTGATGTTCTTCCCCGATGCAGCCGCACTCGAGGAAGAACGCCAGAAGGTGCTCGGCGGCTTCTTCCATCGCGCCGCCGCCCAGGCTCCAGACGTGGTGATGATGCAGACGTTCGTGTTTGCCGTCTTCATCTTCTGGCGGGTCTCGGGGCTCATGCTGCTGGGCATGGCGTTGCACAAGTGGGGGGTCTTCCGAGCCGAGCGATCAGTGCGCGACTACGTGACCATGCTGGTCGCCGGGGCCCTGCTGGGCGGTGGGCTCATCGCCGCGGGCGTCGCCGTGAACCACGCCAAGGGCTTCGACCCCGTCGCCTTCTTCGGCGTGGTGGGATGGTTCAACTATGCGGGCAGCGTGGGCGTGGCCCTGGCGTGGGTCGCCCTCGTCATGCTCATTTGCAAGGCCGGCGTGCTGGGCATGGTCCGCCACGCCCTGGCGTCGGTCGGCCGCATGGCGCTGACCAACTACCTCATGCAATCAGTCATCGGCGCGTTCATCTTCTACGGCTGGGGCCTTGGCTACTTCGGCCAGCTCAGTCGCAGCGAACTTATCCCGATCGTCCTGGGCGTCTGGGCCCTGCAACTGATCATCAGCCCGCTGTGGCTTTCAAAGTTCCGCTTCGGCCCGATGGAATGGCTGTGGCGGAGCCTGACGTACCTGAAGCCGGCGCCG
- a CDS encoding FG-GAP-like repeat-containing protein, translating to MQRTTQTKTTTLALALAAGAFASTASAQISFGPRTDLATAQRPSGIASADFTGDGLMDLAVIVDTNDRILVMVGDGTGNFTPGPVSFLGSGIGADAAINHDVDGDGDEDLIVVFDGPNRAQIMLNDGAGAFVAGGSAATQVEPVWIVKGDLNGNPTADFVVVNRDSNSISIMLDLGASTASTHIAVGQEPRMAAIADFTGDGLADIAVTSHDDRTVRILNGNGAGGFVAGQVISTPADRPEGIVAADFDGDGDQDMAITIDNSVDTYANTGGVLSRFARLPVGSIDPSELYVGDFAPGTAAGPDILVLNNDGGAVSVFENLGGMSFGAALVLPVGVQPSFATVGDFDGNGSSDFAVTNRDSNTTSVFINDAGGVAPCVADFDGDGSLTLFDFLAFQTAFDMGDLRADIDGDGSLSLFDFLEFQNLFSAGCP from the coding sequence ATGCAACGCACGACTCAGACCAAGACCACCACGCTCGCCCTTGCACTGGCCGCCGGCGCTTTCGCCAGCACCGCCAGCGCCCAGATCAGCTTCGGCCCGCGCACCGACCTTGCCACGGCCCAGCGCCCCTCGGGCATCGCCAGCGCCGATTTCACCGGCGACGGCCTGATGGACCTTGCCGTCATCGTCGACACCAACGACCGAATCCTCGTCATGGTCGGCGACGGAACTGGTAACTTCACGCCCGGCCCGGTCAGTTTCCTCGGCTCGGGCATCGGCGCCGACGCGGCCATCAATCATGACGTCGACGGCGATGGCGACGAGGACCTGATCGTCGTGTTCGACGGGCCGAATCGTGCCCAGATCATGCTGAACGATGGCGCCGGTGCATTCGTTGCTGGTGGCAGCGCGGCGACACAGGTCGAGCCGGTCTGGATCGTCAAGGGTGATCTGAACGGCAACCCGACGGCCGACTTCGTGGTGGTGAACCGTGATTCGAACTCGATCTCGATCATGCTCGATCTGGGCGCGTCGACCGCCAGCACGCACATTGCGGTGGGTCAGGAGCCCCGCATGGCCGCGATCGCCGACTTCACCGGCGACGGGCTGGCCGACATCGCCGTCACCAGCCACGATGACCGCACCGTGCGGATCCTCAATGGCAACGGCGCGGGTGGCTTCGTGGCCGGCCAGGTCATCAGCACGCCCGCCGACCGCCCCGAGGGCATCGTCGCGGCCGACTTCGATGGCGACGGCGACCAGGACATGGCCATCACCATCGACAACAGCGTCGACACGTACGCCAACACCGGCGGCGTGTTGAGCCGTTTTGCTCGCCTGCCCGTCGGCTCGATCGATCCTTCCGAGTTGTACGTGGGCGACTTTGCCCCCGGCACCGCGGCCGGCCCGGACATCCTGGTGCTCAACAACGACGGCGGCGCGGTCTCGGTATTCGAGAATCTCGGCGGCATGAGCTTCGGTGCTGCCCTGGTCCTGCCCGTTGGCGTTCAGCCCAGCTTCGCCACCGTGGGCGACTTTGATGGCAACGGCTCGAGCGACTTTGCCGTGACCAACCGCGACAGCAACACCACCAGCGTCTTCATCAACGACGCCGGCGGCGTCGCGCCCTGCGTCGCCGATTTCGACGGCGACGGTTCGCTGACGCTCTTCGACTTCCTCGCCTTCCAGACGGCCTTCGACATGGGCGACCTGCGGGCGGACATCGACGGCGATGGCAGCCTGAGCCTCTTCGACTTCCTCGAATTCCAGAACCTGTTCTCGGCCGGCTGCCCGTAA
- a CDS encoding sigma-54 dependent transcriptional regulator, producing the protein MATILLVEDDQDLRFSVATTLKRAGHACLEAGSVAQGLEIFGAQHVDLVLTDLRLPGDDGLALIKAIREEGFTGGVLVMTSDDSVSTAVEAMKLGADEYLLKPLSVAELTLVVERTLERGKREAKLRLHERLASQTPDDVASGPVGEADAWQAAITMIRRLATLPLPKVGDGPAALPTVLITGETGTGKGVLARELHAVATDRDASQPFVHVNCAALPANLIEAELFGHERGAFTDAKEAREGLFEMATDGTIFLDEIGEMPLELQSKLLLVLEAGTLRRVGGTRERRVSARVIAATNQDLPARVREKSFRGDLFYRLNTFTVEIPPLRDRGEDVLLIARSALAKFARQFGRSEMEFSEAAERALRSYAWPGNVRELVNAVQHAALLSQDETIEPRDLPLGGGAERTEAGSGLVFDFDRGPCTAEAVERELVEQALRHTAGNVAAAARLIDMQRSSMRNRIERYELHDLVRELSTP; encoded by the coding sequence TTGGCCACGATCCTGCTCGTAGAAGACGACCAAGACCTGCGATTTTCGGTGGCAACGACACTGAAGCGGGCGGGCCACGCATGCCTCGAGGCCGGCAGCGTAGCCCAGGGGCTGGAGATCTTCGGCGCCCAGCACGTCGACCTGGTGCTGACCGACCTGCGGCTTCCCGGCGACGACGGCCTGGCGCTCATCAAGGCCATCCGCGAAGAAGGCTTTACCGGCGGCGTGCTGGTCATGACCTCCGACGACAGCGTTTCGACTGCCGTCGAGGCAATGAAGCTGGGGGCCGACGAGTATCTGCTCAAGCCGCTGAGCGTGGCCGAACTCACGCTGGTGGTCGAACGAACGCTCGAGCGTGGCAAGCGCGAGGCCAAGCTCCGGCTGCACGAGCGGCTAGCCAGCCAGACACCCGACGACGTGGCATCCGGGCCGGTCGGCGAAGCCGATGCGTGGCAAGCGGCGATCACCATGATCCGGCGCCTGGCGACGCTTCCGCTGCCCAAGGTGGGCGATGGTCCGGCCGCCCTGCCCACAGTCCTGATCACCGGCGAGACCGGCACGGGCAAGGGCGTGCTGGCGCGCGAACTGCACGCGGTTGCGACCGATCGAGACGCGTCCCAGCCCTTCGTACACGTCAATTGTGCGGCCCTGCCGGCGAACCTGATCGAGGCCGAGTTGTTCGGTCACGAGCGGGGCGCCTTCACGGACGCGAAGGAGGCCCGCGAAGGCCTGTTCGAGATGGCGACCGATGGCACGATCTTCCTCGACGAGATCGGGGAGATGCCCTTGGAACTCCAGAGCAAGCTGTTGCTCGTGCTCGAGGCGGGCACGCTGCGCCGCGTGGGCGGCACGCGTGAACGCAGGGTGTCGGCCCGGGTTATTGCGGCAACCAACCAGGACCTGCCCGCCCGCGTGCGCGAGAAGTCCTTCCGCGGCGATCTGTTCTATCGCCTCAACACGTTTACGGTCGAGATTCCGCCGCTTCGGGACCGCGGCGAAGACGTGCTGTTGATCGCTCGTTCGGCGCTTGCGAAGTTCGCCCGGCAGTTCGGCCGCAGCGAGATGGAATTCAGCGAGGCCGCCGAACGCGCCCTTCGCAGCTATGCGTGGCCCGGCAACGTCCGCGAGCTGGTAAACGCAGTGCAGCACGCCGCACTGCTTTCCCAAGACGAGACCATCGAGCCGAGGGACCTGCCACTGGGCGGCGGCGCCGAGCGCACCGAGGCCGGCAGTGGGCTGGTCTTCGACTTCGACCGCGGACCGTGCACGGCCGAAGCGGTGGAACGGGAACTGGTGGAGCAGGCCCTCCGGCACACGGCCGGCAACGTTGCTGCGGCGGCCCGATTGATCGACATGCAGCGAAGCAGCATGCGGAACCGAATCGAGCGATACGAACTGCACGACCTGGTGCGGGAGCTGAGCACGCCATGA
- a CDS encoding HAMP domain-containing sensor histidine kinase, protein MTTLTGEAGRRTPPTEHRMWGAMKRWDISWAPLARMQSLRGRFAFLLLTFGVVVLINAGTMLWGVLFLERQLDQPMRATEQALMLLSTVKRAAGTQHNQIARGTQHAAIGPAPPDAPEGPQGLDRASIQDLSGRAQAAAAELQAAERLEIVLGDGVPQYLANRIAMAEQGVGRWLETQGEAERADALAALFDIHERIEAIESRVIENAMLASSHADDMRSRVFASLAASLAIALLAGTLAIELVRRWVLAPVAELRKAAERFARGEFDHRVRVIGQGEIAMLASEFNSMAGTIGAMQAERIERERMAAFGSATRRIVHNIKSPLSGIRMMAELAGDEPDAAARSGTLERIVSTVDRVNIWLKKLLDLARPEELNRMELSPAAWAEDSIAAMQDRARASEVRLELDASGAPQRALFDPGHLEQALVALVSNALDVTPKGGAVRVTMWSENPSPGESQWGIDVADTGPGVPEDAEAHIFQPYFTTKSDGNGIGLAMVQKVARDHGGEAWLRDPGRGSGAVFALRLPVH, encoded by the coding sequence ATGACCACCCTCACCGGTGAAGCTGGCCGCCGCACGCCGCCGACTGAGCATCGAATGTGGGGCGCCATGAAGCGATGGGATATTTCCTGGGCGCCGCTTGCAAGGATGCAATCGCTCCGCGGCAGGTTCGCCTTTCTGCTGCTGACGTTCGGCGTGGTGGTGTTGATCAACGCGGGCACGATGCTGTGGGGCGTGCTGTTCCTCGAGCGGCAGCTCGATCAACCGATGCGCGCGACCGAGCAGGCCCTGATGCTCTTGAGCACCGTCAAGCGAGCGGCGGGGACGCAGCACAACCAGATCGCCCGCGGCACCCAGCACGCGGCGATCGGCCCCGCGCCCCCGGATGCGCCCGAGGGGCCTCAAGGCCTAGACCGTGCGTCGATCCAGGACTTGAGCGGGCGGGCGCAAGCGGCGGCCGCCGAGCTTCAAGCGGCCGAGCGGCTGGAGATCGTGCTGGGCGATGGCGTGCCGCAGTACCTTGCCAATCGCATCGCCATGGCCGAGCAAGGCGTCGGGCGCTGGCTTGAGACCCAGGGCGAGGCCGAGCGTGCCGATGCTCTGGCCGCCCTCTTTGATATTCATGAACGGATCGAGGCCATCGAGTCTCGCGTGATCGAGAACGCCATGCTTGCCAGTTCGCACGCCGACGACATGCGGAGCCGTGTCTTCGCGTCTCTGGCGGCAAGCCTGGCAATAGCGCTCCTGGCGGGTACCCTGGCGATCGAACTGGTCCGGCGATGGGTGCTGGCACCCGTGGCGGAGCTGCGCAAGGCAGCCGAACGATTCGCGCGCGGCGAGTTCGACCATCGCGTGCGGGTCATCGGTCAGGGCGAGATCGCCATGCTGGCCAGCGAGTTCAATTCCATGGCCGGCACGATCGGCGCCATGCAGGCCGAGCGCATCGAACGCGAGCGCATGGCGGCATTCGGCAGCGCAACCCGCCGCATCGTCCACAACATCAAGAGTCCGCTGTCCGGCATCCGCATGATGGCCGAGTTGGCCGGCGATGAACCCGACGCAGCGGCTCGCAGCGGCACGCTGGAACGCATCGTGTCGACGGTTGATCGCGTGAACATCTGGCTCAAGAAGCTCTTGGACCTGGCACGACCCGAAGAGCTGAATCGGATGGAATTGTCTCCCGCCGCATGGGCCGAAGATTCCATCGCGGCGATGCAGGACCGGGCTCGGGCGTCGGAAGTTCGGCTGGAACTGGATGCCAGCGGCGCTCCGCAGCGTGCGTTGTTCGACCCCGGACACCTCGAGCAGGCGTTGGTGGCCCTGGTGTCCAATGCGCTGGATGTGACGCCAAAAGGTGGGGCCGTGCGGGTGACGATGTGGTCCGAGAATCCGAGTCCCGGTGAGTCGCAGTGGGGCATCGACGTGGCCGATACGGGGCCGGGGGTGCCCGAAGACGCCGAGGCCCACATCTTCCAGCCCTACTTCACCACCAAGAGCGATGGCAATGGCATCGGTCTTGCAATGGTTCAGAAGGTCGCACGGGATCATGGCGGAGAAGCCTGGCTGCGCGACCCTGGCAGGGGTTCCGGGGCGGTTTTTGCCCTCCGACTGCCGGTACACTGA
- a CDS encoding prepilin-type N-terminal cleavage/methylation domain-containing protein: MGRPPANIRIRPLGLPHRVRRGVTLVELLLVLALLGVLLGILLPVLFGAMDASRSFRCQMSLRNVAFDLQMFLDPQLDSGRTHDPCGRHGHVALETFQESLYGIDEYWKYGDGRSRVALNDGQDVPLRCASVRGDLVLRRDAPCSGGGVASWNTVSYGFNARLHRVEGPGGRSMQTCLTERVLSEAMVPLAWDVDGVEATARGVTPVYSAPPIGDDGLYDDGRTWMPASRHGSGLNVAFVDGHVESSNRPLEESSWRWDYDHPHR, encoded by the coding sequence ATGGGTCGACCGCCAGCCAACATTCGAATCAGGCCACTTGGCCTGCCGCACCGGGTTCGCCGGGGCGTAACGCTCGTTGAGTTGCTGCTGGTGTTGGCGCTGCTGGGCGTCTTGCTCGGCATTCTTCTGCCGGTGCTGTTTGGCGCCATGGACGCCTCGCGCAGCTTCCGATGCCAGATGTCGCTTCGCAACGTGGCATTCGACCTGCAGATGTTCCTCGATCCGCAACTGGACAGCGGTCGCACCCACGATCCGTGCGGCAGGCACGGCCACGTCGCGTTGGAGACGTTCCAGGAAAGCCTCTACGGGATCGACGAATACTGGAAGTACGGTGACGGCCGCTCTCGTGTGGCGTTGAACGATGGCCAGGACGTGCCCCTCCGGTGCGCTTCGGTTCGTGGTGATCTCGTGCTGCGGCGCGATGCCCCCTGCTCGGGCGGCGGCGTCGCCAGTTGGAACACCGTGTCGTATGGCTTCAATGCACGCCTGCATCGGGTCGAAGGACCGGGTGGCCGGAGCATGCAGACGTGCCTGACCGAACGCGTGCTCAGCGAGGCAATGGTGCCGCTGGCATGGGACGTGGACGGCGTTGAAGCAACCGCCCGGGGCGTGACGCCCGTGTATTCCGCGCCGCCGATCGGCGATGATGGCCTGTACGACGACGGCCGGACGTGGATGCCCGCGTCCCGACACGGTTCGGGCCTGAACGTCGCGTTCGTCGACGGGCACGTGGAGTCCTCCAATCGACCGCTCGAAGAGTCGAGTTGGCGATGGGACTATGACCACCCTCACCGGTGA